From Onychostoma macrolepis isolate SWU-2019 chromosome 05, ASM1243209v1, whole genome shotgun sequence, one genomic window encodes:
- the gja2 gene encoding gap junction protein, alpha 2, whose amino-acid sequence MGDWNSLGKLLESAQEHSTVVGKVWLTVLFIFRILVLGAAAEKVWGDEQSGFTCDTKQPGCQNVCYDITFPISHIRFWVLQIIFVSTPTLIYLGHILHLVRMEQKQKCNEAGGTDKQALLSTKSGKGPIRDEQGKIRLQGVLLRTYVFNIIFKTLFEVGFIVAQYFLYGFELKPLYTCNRWPCPNTVNCYISRPTEKTIFIVFMLAVACLSLLLNLVEMYHLGFTKCRQGLRYRRSHSVCDTESKAPSEDAVVPFVPNYPYFPPHAPPPAPFPTEPHFNLSEPDGTFPPHGSRSVYKQNRENMAVERSGKPDATDVKISKTANSVPGSPSQQRRPSHSSRYSNNKTRMDDLKI is encoded by the coding sequence ATGGGAGACTGGAACTCTCTTGGGAAGCTTTTGGAAAGCGCCCAGGAACACTCCACGGTGGTGGGCAAAGTCTGGCTCACCGTACTCTTCATCTTCCGCATCTTGGTGCTCGGTGCTGCAGCAGAGAAGGTTTGGGGCGATGAGCAGTCTGGTTTCACCTGCGACACCAAACAACCCGGTTGCCAGAACGTATGCTATGATATAACCTTCCCGATCTCTCACATTCGATTCTGGGTGCTTCAGATCATCTTCGTCTCCACTCCGACACTGATCTACCTGGGCCACATCCTGCACCTGGTGCGCATGGAGCAGAAACAAAAATGCAACGAGGCAGGCGGGACGGACAAACAGGCACTGTTGAGCACCAAATCTGGAAAAGGTCCCATACGTGACGAACAGGGGAAGATCCGTCTGCAGGGAGTCTTACTACGCACGTATGTCTTCAACATCATCTTCAAAACACTGTTTGAGGTGGGCTTCATTGTGGCACAGTACTTCCTCTATGGATTCGAGCTCAAGCCACTGTACACCTGCAACAGATGGCCCTGTCCCAACACCGTCAACTGCTACATCTCACGACCTACAGAAAAAACCATCTTTATCGTGTTCATGCTGGCCGTGGCCTGTCTCTCTCTGCTGCTCAACCTGGTGGAGATGTACCACCTGGGCTTCACCAAATGCCGCCAGGGTCTTCGATACAGGCGCTCTCATTCTGTCTGCGACACTGAATCTAAAGCGCCCAGTGAGGATGCTGTGGTTCCGTTTGTGCCAAACTACCCGTATTTTCCACCTCACGCACCACCTCCGGCTCCCTTTCCCACAGAGCCACACTTCAACCTCTCAGAACCCGATGGAACCTTCCCGCCACACGGCAGCCGCTCTGTTTATAAGCAGAACCGCGAGAACATGGCTGTAGAGCGCAGCGGGAAACCAGACGCTACAGATGTCAAGATCAGCAAAACGGCAAATTCTGTCCCCGGATCACCAAGCCAGCAGCGCAGGCCAAGCCACTCAAGTCGATACAGCAACAACAAGACCAGGATGGATGACCTCAAAATCTGA
- the gjb1a gene encoding connexin 27.5 isoform X2: MNWASFYAVISGVNRHSTGIGRIWLSVLFIFRILVLVVAAESVWGDEKAHFICNTQQPGCNSVCYDHFFPISHIRLWALQLIMVSTPALLVAMHIAHRRHIDKKLYRQAGRTSPKDLEQIKNQKMKITGALWWTYMISLLFRVLFESAFMYLFYMIYPGYKMFRLVKCDSYPCPNIVDCFVSRPTEKTVFTIFMLAVSGVCILLNIAEIVFLVARATSRHLNNSKDSPVGAWISQKLCSF, translated from the coding sequence ATGAACTGGGCGTCTTTTTATGCCGTGATCAGCGGCGTGAACCGGCATTCCACCGGCATTGGGCGGATTTGGCTGTCTGTCCTCTTCATTTTCCGGATCCTGGTTCTGGTGGTGGCGGCGGAGAGCGTGTGGGGCGATGAGAAAGCGCACTTCATCTGCAACACCCAGCAGCCCGGCTGCAACAGCGTCTGCTACGACCATTTCTTCCCCATCTCTCACATCCGACTGTGGGCGCTGCAGCTCATCATGGTCTCTACCCCCGCCCTGCTGGTTGCCATGCACATTGCACATCGTCGGCATATCGACAAAAAGTTGTATCGCCAAGCTGGCCGCACCAGTCCAAAAGACTTAGAGCAGATAAAAAACCAAAAGATGAAGATTACTGGCGCCCTTTGGTGGACTTACATGATCAGCCTGCTGTTCCGTGTGTTATTCGAATCCGCCTTTATGTATCTGTTCTACATGATCTACCCAGGATACAAGATGTTCCGGCTGGTAAAGTGTGACTCGTACCCGTGCCCAAACATAGTCGATTGCTTTGTGTCCCGACCAACAGAGAAAACAGTGTTCACTATATTCATGCTTGCGGTGTCCGGCGTCTGCATCCTGCTCAACATCGCAGAAATCGTCTTTCTTGTTGCAAGGGCTACAAGTCGTCATCTCAATAACTCCAAGGATTCCCCAGTGGGAGCCTGGATCTCTCAGAAACTGTGCTCCTTTTAG
- the gjb1a gene encoding connexin 27.5 isoform X1, protein MPLTPPAEPDLEPKMNWASFYAVISGVNRHSTGIGRIWLSVLFIFRILVLVVAAESVWGDEKAHFICNTQQPGCNSVCYDHFFPISHIRLWALQLIMVSTPALLVAMHIAHRRHIDKKLYRQAGRTSPKDLEQIKNQKMKITGALWWTYMISLLFRVLFESAFMYLFYMIYPGYKMFRLVKCDSYPCPNIVDCFVSRPTEKTVFTIFMLAVSGVCILLNIAEIVFLVARATSRHLNNSKDSPVGAWISQKLCSF, encoded by the exons ATGCCACTAACACCACCTGCGGAGCCTG ATCTGGAACCAAAAATGAACTGGGCGTCTTTTTATGCCGTGATCAGCGGCGTGAACCGGCATTCCACCGGCATTGGGCGGATTTGGCTGTCTGTCCTCTTCATTTTCCGGATCCTGGTTCTGGTGGTGGCGGCGGAGAGCGTGTGGGGCGATGAGAAAGCGCACTTCATCTGCAACACCCAGCAGCCCGGCTGCAACAGCGTCTGCTACGACCATTTCTTCCCCATCTCTCACATCCGACTGTGGGCGCTGCAGCTCATCATGGTCTCTACCCCCGCCCTGCTGGTTGCCATGCACATTGCACATCGTCGGCATATCGACAAAAAGTTGTATCGCCAAGCTGGCCGCACCAGTCCAAAAGACTTAGAGCAGATAAAAAACCAAAAGATGAAGATTACTGGCGCCCTTTGGTGGACTTACATGATCAGCCTGCTGTTCCGTGTGTTATTCGAATCCGCCTTTATGTATCTGTTCTACATGATCTACCCAGGATACAAGATGTTCCGGCTGGTAAAGTGTGACTCGTACCCGTGCCCAAACATAGTCGATTGCTTTGTGTCCCGACCAACAGAGAAAACAGTGTTCACTATATTCATGCTTGCGGTGTCCGGCGTCTGCATCCTGCTCAACATCGCAGAAATCGTCTTTCTTGTTGCAAGGGCTACAAGTCGTCATCTCAATAACTCCAAGGATTCCCCAGTGGGAGCCTGGATCTCTCAGAAACTGTGCTCCTTTTAG
- the mtmr2 gene encoding myotubularin-related protein 2 isoform X1: MEESGSVDSVESLCSSTTTRSDRSSGTRVSDTELRTKGKAIEKVYKDPSKVELPLLPEELVQDSGICAKDVTYICPFIGPVRGSLTVTNYRLFFRCTDREPVFGLELPLGVLSRIEKIGAATSRGDVSYGLVCKDMRNLRFVHKEPEDSLKKSVFEVLMKFAFPVSNNMSLFAFDYKQVFPENGWKVYDPLAEYKRQGLPNESWRISKVNDHYELCDSYPAVLFVPVTITDEELRRVSSFRAKGRIPVLSWIHPESHATVVRASQPMVGQNGRRCKEDEKLLQAIMDANAQSHKLFIFDARPSVNAAANKMKGGGFESEDAYQNAELVFLDIHNIHVMRESLRKLKEVVYPNIEESHWLSNLESTHWLEHIKLILAGALRIADKVESGKTSVVVHCSDGWDRTPQLTSLALIMLDSHYRTIRGFQILLEKEWLSFGHRFQQRVGHGDKNHTDADRSPIFLQFIDCVWQMTRQFPAAFEFNEYFLITILDHLYSCLFGTFLCNSEQQRLKEEVPKRTVSLWSFVNSQLEEFVNPLYVHYPSHVLFPTVGIRHLQLWVTYYIRWTPRMRPQEPVHQRYKELLAKRAELQKRVEELQREAANRTASSSSERAGSPTRSITPVQTFV, from the exons ATGGAGGAGAGCGGCAGTGTGGACAGTGTGGAGTCTCTGTGCAG CTCCACCACAACGCGCTCGGACCGCTCCAGTGGCACCAGAGTTTCAGACACAGAGCTGCGG ACTAAAGGAAAGGCAATTGAAAAG GTCTACAAAGACCCCAGTAAAGTCGAACTTCCTCTTCTGCCAGAGGAACTGGTTCAGGATTCCGGTATTTGTG CTAAAGACGTGACTTACATTTGTCCTTTTATTGGGCCTGTTAGAGGATCTCTGACCGTCACTAACTACAGACTTTTCTTCAGGTGCACTGACAGG GAGCCGGTGTTTGGGCTAGAACTACCACTGGGAGTTTTGAGCAGGATAGAGAAGATTGGAGCAGCAACTAGCAGAGGAGATGTCTCGTACGGCCTTGTCTGCAAG GATATGAGGAATCTACGTTTTGTGCACAAGGAGCCTGAGGACTCACTAAAGAAGTCAGTGTTCGAGGTTCTGATGAAGTTTGCTTTTCCAGTGTCAAACAATATG TCCCTCTTTGCATTTGACTATAAGCAGGTGTTTCCTGAGAATGGATGGAAGGTGTATGATCCACTGGCTGAATACAAGAGACAG ggtcTTCCAAACGAGAGCTGGAGGATCTCCAAAGTAAATGATCACTACGAGCTGTGTGATTCATACCCAGCAGTGCTATTTGTCCCAGTAACCATTACTGATGAGGAACTGCGACGCGTCTCCAGTTTTAGGGCCAAAGGACGCATTCCG GTGCTATCATGGATCCACCCAGAGAGTCATGCCACAGTGGTTCGCGCCAGTCAACCGATGGTGGGCCAGAACGGTCGCCGCTGCAAAGAAGATGAGAAGCTCCTTCAGGCCATTATGGACGCAAACGCTCAATCACACAAACTGTTCATATTCGATGCCAGACCAAGTGTGAATGCTGCAGCTAACAAG ATGAAAGGAGGTGGGTTTGAGAGTGAAGATGCATATCAGAACGCTGAACTGGTATTTCTGGATATCCACAACATTCATGTAATGCGTGAGTCGCTACGGAAACTGAAGGAAGTTGTCTATCCCAACATTGAGGAATCTCACTGGCTTTCCAATCTCGAGTCCACCCACTGGCTGGAGCATATTAAG TTGATTCTGGCTGGAGCTTTAAGGATAGCAGATAAGGTGGAGTCTGGGAAAACCTCAGTGGTGGTTCATTGCAGTGACGGCTGGGACAGAACGCCTCAGCTGACCTCCCTGGCCCTGATTATGCTAGATTCTCACTACAGAACCATACGAGGCTTTCAGATACTGCTGGAGAAAGAGTGGCTCAGCTTCGGTCACCGCTTCCAACAG CGGGTGGGTCATGGTGATAAGAATCACACAGACGCAGATCGCTCACCAATCTTCCTGCAGTTCATTGACTGTGTTTGGCAGATGACAAGACAG TTTCCTGCAGCTTTCGAGTTCAATGAGTATTTTCTCATAACAATACTGGATCACCTCTACAGCTGCCTCTTTGGCACATTTCTTTGTAACAGTGAGCAGCAAAGACTTAAAGAG gAAGTCCCGAAGCGCACTGTGTCTCTATGGTCTTTTGTGAACAGTCAGCTAGAAGAGTTTGTGAATCCGCTGTATGTACATTATCCCTCCCATGTGCTCTTCCCCACCGTTGGTATACGACACCTCCAGCTCTGGGTCACCTACTACATACGCTGGACTCCTCGCATGCGACCACAG gaGCCTGTCCATCAGCGCTACAAGGAGCTGCTAGCAAAACGGGCAGAGCTTCAGAAGAGGGTGGAAGAGCTGCAGCGCGAGGCGGCCAATCGTACAGCCTCCTCATCCTCCGAGAGGGCGGGGTCTCCTACACGCTCCATCACACCTGTGCAGACCTTTGTTTAG
- the mtmr2 gene encoding myotubularin-related protein 2 isoform X2, which translates to MEESGSVDSVESLCSSTTTRSDRSSGTRVSDTELRTKGKAIEKVYKDPSKVELPLLPEELVQDSAKDVTYICPFIGPVRGSLTVTNYRLFFRCTDREPVFGLELPLGVLSRIEKIGAATSRGDVSYGLVCKDMRNLRFVHKEPEDSLKKSVFEVLMKFAFPVSNNMSLFAFDYKQVFPENGWKVYDPLAEYKRQGLPNESWRISKVNDHYELCDSYPAVLFVPVTITDEELRRVSSFRAKGRIPVLSWIHPESHATVVRASQPMVGQNGRRCKEDEKLLQAIMDANAQSHKLFIFDARPSVNAAANKMKGGGFESEDAYQNAELVFLDIHNIHVMRESLRKLKEVVYPNIEESHWLSNLESTHWLEHIKLILAGALRIADKVESGKTSVVVHCSDGWDRTPQLTSLALIMLDSHYRTIRGFQILLEKEWLSFGHRFQQRVGHGDKNHTDADRSPIFLQFIDCVWQMTRQFPAAFEFNEYFLITILDHLYSCLFGTFLCNSEQQRLKEEVPKRTVSLWSFVNSQLEEFVNPLYVHYPSHVLFPTVGIRHLQLWVTYYIRWTPRMRPQEPVHQRYKELLAKRAELQKRVEELQREAANRTASSSSERAGSPTRSITPVQTFV; encoded by the exons ATGGAGGAGAGCGGCAGTGTGGACAGTGTGGAGTCTCTGTGCAG CTCCACCACAACGCGCTCGGACCGCTCCAGTGGCACCAGAGTTTCAGACACAGAGCTGCGG ACTAAAGGAAAGGCAATTGAAAAG GTCTACAAAGACCCCAGTAAAGTCGAACTTCCTCTTCTGCCAGAGGAACTGGTTCAGGATTCCG CTAAAGACGTGACTTACATTTGTCCTTTTATTGGGCCTGTTAGAGGATCTCTGACCGTCACTAACTACAGACTTTTCTTCAGGTGCACTGACAGG GAGCCGGTGTTTGGGCTAGAACTACCACTGGGAGTTTTGAGCAGGATAGAGAAGATTGGAGCAGCAACTAGCAGAGGAGATGTCTCGTACGGCCTTGTCTGCAAG GATATGAGGAATCTACGTTTTGTGCACAAGGAGCCTGAGGACTCACTAAAGAAGTCAGTGTTCGAGGTTCTGATGAAGTTTGCTTTTCCAGTGTCAAACAATATG TCCCTCTTTGCATTTGACTATAAGCAGGTGTTTCCTGAGAATGGATGGAAGGTGTATGATCCACTGGCTGAATACAAGAGACAG ggtcTTCCAAACGAGAGCTGGAGGATCTCCAAAGTAAATGATCACTACGAGCTGTGTGATTCATACCCAGCAGTGCTATTTGTCCCAGTAACCATTACTGATGAGGAACTGCGACGCGTCTCCAGTTTTAGGGCCAAAGGACGCATTCCG GTGCTATCATGGATCCACCCAGAGAGTCATGCCACAGTGGTTCGCGCCAGTCAACCGATGGTGGGCCAGAACGGTCGCCGCTGCAAAGAAGATGAGAAGCTCCTTCAGGCCATTATGGACGCAAACGCTCAATCACACAAACTGTTCATATTCGATGCCAGACCAAGTGTGAATGCTGCAGCTAACAAG ATGAAAGGAGGTGGGTTTGAGAGTGAAGATGCATATCAGAACGCTGAACTGGTATTTCTGGATATCCACAACATTCATGTAATGCGTGAGTCGCTACGGAAACTGAAGGAAGTTGTCTATCCCAACATTGAGGAATCTCACTGGCTTTCCAATCTCGAGTCCACCCACTGGCTGGAGCATATTAAG TTGATTCTGGCTGGAGCTTTAAGGATAGCAGATAAGGTGGAGTCTGGGAAAACCTCAGTGGTGGTTCATTGCAGTGACGGCTGGGACAGAACGCCTCAGCTGACCTCCCTGGCCCTGATTATGCTAGATTCTCACTACAGAACCATACGAGGCTTTCAGATACTGCTGGAGAAAGAGTGGCTCAGCTTCGGTCACCGCTTCCAACAG CGGGTGGGTCATGGTGATAAGAATCACACAGACGCAGATCGCTCACCAATCTTCCTGCAGTTCATTGACTGTGTTTGGCAGATGACAAGACAG TTTCCTGCAGCTTTCGAGTTCAATGAGTATTTTCTCATAACAATACTGGATCACCTCTACAGCTGCCTCTTTGGCACATTTCTTTGTAACAGTGAGCAGCAAAGACTTAAAGAG gAAGTCCCGAAGCGCACTGTGTCTCTATGGTCTTTTGTGAACAGTCAGCTAGAAGAGTTTGTGAATCCGCTGTATGTACATTATCCCTCCCATGTGCTCTTCCCCACCGTTGGTATACGACACCTCCAGCTCTGGGTCACCTACTACATACGCTGGACTCCTCGCATGCGACCACAG gaGCCTGTCCATCAGCGCTACAAGGAGCTGCTAGCAAAACGGGCAGAGCTTCAGAAGAGGGTGGAAGAGCTGCAGCGCGAGGCGGCCAATCGTACAGCCTCCTCATCCTCCGAGAGGGCGGGGTCTCCTACACGCTCCATCACACCTGTGCAGACCTTTGTTTAG
- the kat5a gene encoding histone acetyltransferase KAT5a, producing MADHSVEITEGCRLPVLRKNQENENEWPLAEILSVKDISGKKLYYVHYIDFNKRLDEWVTPDRLDIKKLQFPKKEAKTPMKNGLPGSRPSSPERDVKKNLDLHVQSSSATSRGKTLPTPKRKAESVSLVTQVTAATPVPSLPGSAEASQASVYPAMRDSSFSIKSRDEHEPLTSLTTNGTSSIQRHLIPPQPGRKRKSCGGTDEMVKMFQNNSPRCSTVYLLPGEDSQDSSDGIPSAPRMTGSLVSDRSHDDIVTRMKNIDCIELGRHRLKPWYFSPYPQELTSLPILYLCEFCLKYLKSLKCLQRHLTKCNLRHPPGNEIYRKGTISFFEIDGRKNKAYSQNLCLLAKCFLDHKTLYYDTDPFLFYVMTEYDSKGFHIVGYFSKEKESTEDYNVACILTLPPYQRRGYGKLLIEFSYELSKVEGKTGTPEKPLSDLGLLSYRSYWSQTILEILMDLKSENGERPQITINEISEITSVKKEDVISTLQYLNLINYYKGQYILTLSEDIVEGHERAMQKRHLRIDPKCLHFTPKDWSKRGKW from the exons ATGGCGGATCACTCG GTTGAGATCACTGAGGGCTGTCGACTTCCCGTGCTGcgaaaaaatcaagaaaatgaAAACGAATGGC CTTTGGCTGAAATTCTCAGCGTTAAAGACATCTCTGGAAAAAAGCTCTACTATGTCCACTACATTGACT tCAATAAGCGCCTGGATGAATGGGTTACTCCAGACCGACTGGATATTAAGAAGCTCCAGTTTCCCAAGAAGGAGGCAAAGACTCCTATGAAGAATGGGCTGCCTGGGTCTCGCCCGAGCTCCCCAGAGAGAGACGTG AAGAAGAATCTAGATCTCCATGTTCAGTCTTCTTCAGCTACTTCAAGAGGCAAAACCCTCCCCACACCG AAAAGGAAAGCAGAGTCGGTCTCTTTGGTCACACAAGTGACCGCAGCGACTCCAGTGCCTTCACTTCCTGGTTCTGCAGAAGCGAGTCAGGCCTCTGTCTATCCAGCAATGAGAGATTCTTCTTTCAGCATTAAATCCAGAGACGAGCATGAACCACTCACCTCTCTCACCACA AATGGCACATCATCCATCCAGCGTCATCTCATTCCTCCTCAGCCtgggagaaaaagaaaaagttgtgGAGGGACAGATGAG ATGGTAAAGATGTTCCAGAATAACAGCCCTCGCTGCTCCACCGTCTATTTGCTGCCAGGAGAG GACTCTCAGGACAGTTCAGATGGAATCCCATCTGCCCCGCGCATGACCGGTAGCTTGGTGTCCGACCGCAGTCATGATGACATTGTGACGCGAATGAAGAACATAGACTGTATTGAGCTGGGCCGGCACAGACTGAAGCCTTGGTACTTCTCTCCATACCCACAGGAGCTCACTTCTCTGCCCATTCTCTACCTCTGTGAATTCTGTCTCAAATACCTCAAGAGCCTCAAATGTCTCCAAAGACACTTG ACAAAATGCAACCTGCGGCATCCACCAGGAAATGAGATATACCGCAAAGGAACCATCTCCTTTTTTGAAATAGATGGCAGAAAAAACAAG GCATACTCCCAAAACTTGTGTTTATTGGCCAAATGTTTCCTTGACCATAAGACCCTGTACTACGACACAGATCCTTTCCTCTTCTATGTTATGACGGAGTATGACTCAAAGGGTTTCCATATAGTTGGCTACTTCTCAAAG GAGAAGGAATCAACAGAAGACTATAATGTGGCCTGTATCCTGACCTTGCCACCTTATCAGAGAAGAGGCTATGGCAAACTACTCATAGAGTTCA GTTATGAGCTCTCAAAGGTGGAAGGAAAGACGGGCACCCCAGAGAAACCTCTGTCTGATTTGGGCTTGCTCTCATACCGTTCATACTGGTCCCAGACCATTCTGGAGATACTCATGGACCTCAAATCAGAGAATGGAGAGCGACCACAGATCACCATCAA TGAAATTAGCGAGATCACAAGTGTCAAGAAAGAGGATGTGATCTCAACTCTTCAATACCTCAACCTCATCAATTATTACAAG GGTCAGTATATCCTCACCTTGTCTGAGGACATAGTGGAAGGTCACGAGCGTGCCATGCAGAAACGCCACCTCCGCATTGACCCCAAATGCTTGCATTTCACTCCTAAAGACTGGAGCAAGAGGGGCAAGTGGTGA
- the fam76b gene encoding protein FAM76B: MATSALYACTKCNQRFPFEELSQGQQLCKECRIAHPIVKCTYCRSEFQQESKTNTICKKCAQNVKQFGTPKPCQYCNIIAAFIGTKCQRCTNSEKKYGPPQTCEQCKQQCAFDRKDEGRRKVDGKLLCWLCTLSYRRVLQKTKEQRKGLGSSHSNSSSLSEKEHQRHHHHHQHHRHGSSHHKISGTLSPEQDQGLWKQSIQKETPKKKPKLETKPSNGDSSSITQSMDSGGTDNFILISQLKEEVMSLKRMLQQRDQTILEKDRKLTELKADFQYQESNMRVKMNNMEKAHKESMEQQQAKNRELMKQVAALSKGKKFDRSSSSLLLP; this comes from the exons ATGGCCACATCGGCCCTGTACGCCTGCACCAAGTGTAACCAGCGGTTCCCGTTTGAGGAGTTGTCGCAGGGCCAGCAGCTCTGCAAG GAGTGTCGGATCGCGCACCCTATAGTGAAATGCACCTACTGTAGGTCAGAGTTTCAGCAGGAGAG CAAAACCAACACTATCTGTAAGAAATGCGCACAGAATGTCAAACAGTTTGGAACG ccgAAGCCATGCCAGTACTGTAACATTATTGCTGCATTCATTGGGACCAAATGTCAGCGCTGCACCAACTCTGAGAAGAAGTACGGCCCTCCTCAGACCTGCGAACAGTGCAAGCAGCAGTGTGCCTTCGACAGGAAGGACGAGGGAAGGAGAAAG GTGGATGGGAAGCTCTTGTGTTGGCTCTGCACACTGTCATATCGTCGTGTTCTACAGAAAACGAAAGAGCAGCGGAAAGGCCTTGGCTCTTCCCACTCTAACTCCTCTTCTCTCAGTGAGAAGGAACATCAGAgacaccatcatcatcatcagcacCACAGACATGGAAGTTCGCATCACAA AATAAGTGGTACTTTAAGTCCAGAGCAGGATCAGGGACTGTGGAAGCAGAG CATTCAGAAGGAAACGCCAAAGAAAAAACCCAAACTAGAGACAAAGCCATCCAATGGAGACAG tAGTTCAATCACTCAGTCAATGGATTCTGGAGGCACGGACAACTTTATCTTGATTAGTCAGCTGAAAGAGGAAGTGATGTCATTGAAGCGCATGCTCCAGCAGAGAGACCAGACCATCCTTGAGAAAGACAGGAAG CTGACGGAGCTGAAGGCAGACTTTCAGTATCAGGAGTCAAATATGCGGGTGAAGATGAACAACATGGAGAAAGCACACAAAGAGTCCATGGAGCAACAACAG